A stretch of the Prochlorococcus marinus str. MIT 0918 genome encodes the following:
- a CDS encoding bifunctional pantoate--beta-alanine ligase/(d)CMP kinase has translation MENLTILRSNKDLQDWQKDNNLGINFVPTMGGLHKGHQELIKSAKNYSEKQINTQVLLSIFVNPLQFGINEDFTKYPRNLDHDCELAYEAGANIIWAPSLEDIFPGGKESHFTIKAPLKLHKQLCGAYRENHFDGVATVVLRLLKLIKPKMLFLGEKDWQQLLVLRQLISDLDLEVKIKSIPTIREEDGLPFSSRNLYLSQQERANALLLPSLMAKASRDFKSNISIDLNQMKSYLEQNNLKVEYIETVNCKNLTKVNHRESKLCLLAAAIQSGSTRLIDHTFLMKRNPIVAIDGPAGAGKSTVTKAFAKQLGLIYLDTGAMYRAVTWFIQKENIDIGNHKDLVMALENINLDIHLSQSGAQHVLLNNEDITHEIRSPKITSQVSLIAANKEIRNKLTKQQQKLGQKGGLVAEGRDIGTAVFPDAELKVFLTASPKERAKRRAHDLKNQGFEVPNLLDLEEQIKERDKLDSTRAIAPLLKAKDAQELKTDGMNVDEVIETLISMFREEIPEEVWSTKTF, from the coding sequence GTGGAGAACTTAACCATCTTACGCAGCAATAAGGATTTACAAGATTGGCAAAAAGACAACAATCTTGGAATTAACTTCGTTCCTACGATGGGAGGATTACACAAAGGTCACCAAGAATTAATTAAATCCGCCAAAAATTATTCTGAGAAACAAATCAATACTCAGGTATTGTTAAGTATATTTGTTAATCCTCTTCAATTTGGAATTAACGAAGACTTTACCAAATATCCCAGAAATCTTGATCATGACTGTGAATTGGCATATGAGGCTGGAGCAAATATTATTTGGGCTCCATCTTTAGAAGATATTTTTCCAGGAGGAAAAGAATCTCATTTCACAATAAAAGCACCTTTAAAGCTACACAAACAATTATGTGGTGCCTATAGAGAGAATCATTTTGATGGAGTCGCAACAGTAGTACTAAGACTTTTAAAACTTATAAAGCCAAAAATGCTTTTTCTAGGTGAAAAAGATTGGCAACAACTATTAGTTTTACGCCAATTAATATCTGATCTTGACTTAGAAGTGAAAATCAAATCAATTCCAACCATTAGAGAGGAAGATGGGCTTCCATTTAGTTCTCGCAATTTATACCTAAGTCAACAAGAAAGAGCAAACGCCTTGCTTTTACCTTCATTGATGGCAAAAGCATCTAGAGATTTTAAATCTAATATATCGATTGACCTCAACCAGATGAAGTCATATTTAGAACAAAATAATTTAAAAGTTGAATATATAGAAACAGTAAATTGCAAAAATCTTACTAAAGTGAATCATCGTGAAAGTAAGCTTTGCTTATTGGCTGCAGCTATCCAATCAGGAAGCACGCGATTAATAGACCACACATTTTTAATGAAAAGAAATCCTATTGTTGCTATTGATGGGCCAGCAGGAGCAGGCAAAAGCACAGTCACTAAAGCATTTGCAAAACAATTAGGTTTAATTTATTTAGATACGGGCGCAATGTATCGTGCAGTTACATGGTTTATCCAGAAAGAAAACATAGATATTGGAAACCATAAAGATCTGGTAATGGCTCTAGAGAATATAAATCTTGACATTCACCTATCTCAATCTGGCGCACAGCATGTTTTGCTAAATAATGAAGATATTACTCATGAAATTCGTTCTCCAAAAATTACTTCACAAGTTTCTTTAATAGCTGCAAATAAAGAAATCAGAAATAAATTAACCAAGCAACAACAAAAATTAGGCCAAAAAGGAGGCCTTGTAGCCGAAGGCAGAGATATTGGAACAGCAGTATTCCCAGATGCCGAGTTAAAAGTTTTTCTAACAGCAAGTCCTAAAGAAAGAGCAAAAAGAAGAGCTCATGACTTAAAAAATCAAGGTTTTGAAGTGCCAAATTTATTAGATTTAGAAGAGCAAATTAAAGAAAGGGATAAACTTGATAGCACAAGAGCAATAGCACCATTGCTTAAAGCTAAGGATGCACAAGAATTAAAAACTGATGGAATGAATGTTGATGAAGTTATAGAGACCTTAATATCTATGTTTAGAGAAGAAATACCAGAAGAAGTATGGTCAACTAAAACTTTCTAA
- a CDS encoding low molecular weight protein-tyrosine-phosphatase — MKKKLLFVCLGNICRSPAAEAICSYKLKKYQLNNYCEVDSAGTGAWHVGKKSDSRMRSAALSRGIIIESRARQITLDDFNAFDLILTMDNSNFADVESLSRELKMPFKAKIQPLLQYSNNTDSLEVPDPYYGGEKGFEDVLDLLDDAIEQLLVELRKF, encoded by the coding sequence ATGAAAAAAAAACTTTTATTTGTTTGTTTAGGAAATATATGCCGTTCCCCAGCAGCAGAAGCAATTTGTTCTTATAAACTGAAAAAATATCAATTAAACAACTATTGTGAAGTTGATTCTGCTGGTACTGGTGCTTGGCATGTCGGGAAAAAATCAGATTCGAGAATGCGATCAGCAGCATTAAGTAGAGGAATTATTATTGAAAGTAGAGCTAGACAAATAACATTAGATGATTTTAATGCCTTTGATTTAATTTTAACTATGGATAATTCAAATTTCGCCGATGTTGAGTCTCTCTCAAGGGAGTTAAAGATGCCTTTTAAAGCAAAGATTCAACCTTTACTTCAATATTCAAACAATACAGATTCTCTGGAAGTTCCAGACCCATATTATGGCGGAGAAAAAGGTTTTGAGGATGTTTTGGACCTTCTTGATGATGCGATTGAACAATTACTTGTAGAGCTTAGAAAGTTTTAG
- a CDS encoding phycoerythrobilin:ferredoxin oxidoreductase, whose protein sequence is MQEIRVNSLSPLHLPQWRWAPFLSHLEQELSVLDIEPYPIPKDFLYRKVLTGTKLNPFEVTTSTWASKTKKIRLIRAACLQAGKGSDISVFNLLINPFHQYDLPFFGADFVTLPNGHLLALDLQPALKMDDLHTRNVWPRLIPLHERWQSLLPDGGPLPKDAEPFFSPGFLWTRLPLDQESDLIISNILQRAFKEYLSLYLELIQEAEIVSEDRSRIIFKGQKSYFDYRATKDPARSMLTRFYGKKWTEEYIHQVLFKI, encoded by the coding sequence ATGCAAGAAATCCGTGTTAATAGTTTGTCACCATTACATTTACCTCAATGGAGGTGGGCTCCTTTTTTAAGTCATTTGGAACAAGAATTATCTGTACTTGATATAGAACCTTATCCAATCCCCAAAGACTTTTTATATAGAAAAGTTCTAACTGGCACGAAATTAAACCCATTTGAAGTTACTACTTCGACTTGGGCCTCTAAAACAAAAAAGATTAGATTAATTCGAGCAGCTTGTTTGCAAGCAGGCAAAGGGAGTGATATATCTGTTTTTAATTTGCTTATAAACCCTTTTCATCAATATGACTTGCCATTTTTTGGGGCTGATTTTGTAACTTTGCCTAATGGACATTTATTGGCGTTAGATTTGCAACCTGCACTAAAGATGGATGATTTACATACAAGGAATGTATGGCCTCGTTTAATTCCGCTGCATGAACGATGGCAGTCATTACTTCCAGATGGTGGTCCTTTACCGAAAGATGCTGAACCATTTTTCTCGCCTGGTTTTTTATGGACAAGACTACCTTTGGATCAAGAAAGTGATCTAATAATATCTAATATTCTTCAAAGAGCATTTAAAGAATATCTTTCTCTTTATTTGGAATTAATTCAAGAAGCTGAAATTGTATCGGAAGATCGCTCTCGTATTATTTTTAAAGGTCAAAAGTCATATTTTGATTATAGAGCTACTAAGGATCCTGCTAGAAGTATGTTGACACGTTTTTATGGTAAGAAATGGACCGAGGAATATATTCATCAAGTCCTTTTTAAAATATAG
- a CDS encoding 15,16-dihydrobiliverdin:ferredoxin oxidoreductase, with protein MFDQLLKQLDKSILLHGGKSVDVPNGFEECFSKRKEAVIRSWLWDVPGFRRWRVTRMDAGEKLQVLNSVAYPEYINDQPILGMDLLWFGVKQKLVAVLDFQPLVQNDKYFLRYLQGLKSLKNDLKEFNQKHNMHIYDSNKFFSPWVLLYSGCSDSLKISLPNTLDLFLEMYWNINTNIVENYIPLSSTEVEYCHSNYDKYNAERDPAHGLFKSYFGEEWADEFVKNFLFPKSI; from the coding sequence ATGTTTGATCAACTTTTGAAACAGCTTGATAAAAGTATTCTTTTACATGGTGGTAAATCAGTTGATGTGCCAAATGGTTTCGAAGAATGTTTTTCTAAAAGAAAAGAAGCAGTTATAAGAAGTTGGCTTTGGGATGTTCCTGGATTTAGAAGATGGAGAGTTACCAGAATGGATGCAGGTGAAAAATTGCAGGTTCTAAATTCAGTGGCTTATCCAGAGTATATAAATGATCAACCAATTCTCGGTATGGATTTGCTTTGGTTTGGGGTAAAACAAAAGTTAGTAGCAGTATTAGATTTTCAACCTTTAGTTCAAAATGATAAATATTTTTTGAGATATTTACAAGGTCTCAAATCTTTAAAAAATGATTTAAAGGAATTTAATCAAAAACATAATATGCATATTTACGATTCAAATAAGTTTTTTTCTCCATGGGTACTTTTATATAGTGGTTGTTCTGATAGCTTGAAAATATCTTTACCAAATACCTTAGACCTTTTTTTAGAAATGTATTGGAATATAAATACAAATATAGTTGAGAATTATATTCCACTTAGTTCTACAGAAGTTGAGTATTGTCATTCTAATTATGATAAATATAATGCAGAAAGAGACCCTGCTCATGGATTATTTAAGAGTTATTTTGGAGAGGAGTGGGCAGACGAATTTGTAAAAAATTTTCTTTTCCCTAAAAGTATTTAG
- a CDS encoding heme oxygenase (biliverdin-producing) translates to MTVALASQLREGTKKSHTMAENTGFVSCFLKGVVDKATYRELIADLYFVYSAMEDEISRLSKEGHPVISLIGFKELNRRETLEQDLAFYFGQDWLNVFKVSSSAKAYGERIRFIANTQPELLIGHHYTRYIGDLSGGQILRRIAQKAMNITGENGLKFYDFDQINDQKEFKLKYSQTLNLLPIDQETADLIVEEANLAFKYNMDMFQELEGSLIAAIGKLLFSFFTQKSRRGSTESV, encoded by the coding sequence ATGACAGTAGCTCTTGCATCACAACTTAGAGAGGGGACAAAAAAGTCTCATACGATGGCAGAGAATACTGGCTTTGTAAGTTGTTTTTTAAAAGGTGTAGTCGATAAGGCTACGTATAGAGAGTTGATTGCAGATTTGTATTTTGTTTATTCTGCAATGGAAGATGAAATAAGTCGGCTTTCTAAGGAGGGTCACCCTGTTATTTCTTTAATTGGTTTTAAGGAACTTAATCGACGTGAAACGCTTGAACAAGATTTAGCCTTTTATTTTGGGCAAGACTGGTTAAATGTATTTAAGGTTTCTTCTTCTGCTAAGGCTTATGGCGAAAGGATAAGGTTTATAGCCAATACACAGCCTGAATTATTAATAGGCCATCATTACACTAGATACATAGGGGATCTGTCAGGAGGTCAAATTCTCCGTAGAATTGCTCAAAAAGCTATGAACATAACTGGTGAAAATGGTTTAAAATTTTATGATTTTGATCAAATAAATGATCAAAAAGAATTTAAATTAAAGTATAGTCAGACTCTTAATTTGTTACCAATAGATCAAGAAACAGCTGATTTAATTGTTGAAGAAGCTAATCTTGCTTTTAAGTATAATATGGATATGTTTCAGGAGCTTGAAGGTAGTCTTATTGCAGCGATTGGTAAGTTATTATTTTCTTTTTTCACACAAAAGTCACGTCGAGGAAGTACGGAAAGTGTTTGA
- a CDS encoding NADP-dependent isocitrate dehydrogenase: protein MSKFEKISVPNKGEKIQFINGLPIVPNNPIIPFIRGDGTGVDIWPATQKVIDQAVKKAYGEQKKIEWLKIFAGDEACELYGAYQYLPNDTIEAISEYGVAIKGPLTTPVGGGIRSLNVALRQIFDLYSCVRPCRYYQGTPSPHKHPEDLDVIVYRENTEDIYIGIEWEANDPIGINLIENLNQKIIPSSSSIKNRKIPEGSGIGIKPVSKKGSQRHIRKAIQHALKLNEKKRHVTLVHKGNIMKFTEGAFRDWGYELATTEFRQNCITERESWILQNIENNPELNIENNAKMIDPGFSALTIEKKEIICKEVQLVINKIQQTHGNGNWKKMVLIDDRIADSIFQQIQTRPHEYSILATLNLNGDYISDAAAAIVGGLGMAPGANIGDKAAIFEATHGTAPKHAGLDRINPGSLILSGVMMLEYLGWQEAAELITKGLRQSILDKKVTYDLARLLDPPVKSLKCSEFSNAIIERF from the coding sequence ATGAGTAAATTTGAAAAAATCTCGGTACCAAATAAAGGTGAGAAAATCCAATTTATAAATGGTCTCCCTATTGTTCCTAACAATCCAATTATTCCATTTATAAGAGGCGATGGAACTGGGGTAGATATTTGGCCTGCAACACAAAAAGTTATTGATCAAGCAGTCAAAAAAGCCTATGGAGAACAAAAAAAAATAGAATGGTTAAAAATTTTTGCAGGGGACGAAGCTTGCGAATTATATGGGGCCTACCAATATCTACCAAATGACACCATTGAGGCAATAAGTGAATATGGTGTTGCAATAAAAGGTCCATTAACAACACCTGTAGGGGGTGGTATTAGATCTTTAAATGTTGCTTTAAGGCAAATATTTGATTTATATAGTTGTGTTCGTCCATGCCGTTACTACCAAGGGACACCCAGTCCTCATAAACATCCTGAAGACCTTGATGTAATTGTATATAGAGAAAATACTGAAGATATTTATATCGGAATTGAATGGGAAGCAAATGATCCTATTGGAATCAATTTGATAGAAAATCTGAATCAAAAAATTATACCCTCCAGTTCATCAATCAAAAACCGTAAAATACCAGAAGGCTCTGGCATTGGTATTAAGCCTGTAAGTAAAAAGGGAAGTCAAAGACATATTAGAAAAGCAATACAGCACGCCTTGAAACTTAATGAAAAAAAACGACATGTAACATTAGTGCATAAAGGTAATATTATGAAATTCACAGAAGGTGCATTTCGTGACTGGGGATATGAATTAGCAACTACTGAATTTCGTCAGAATTGTATTACTGAAAGAGAAAGTTGGATTCTTCAAAATATAGAAAATAATCCTGAATTAAATATTGAAAATAATGCAAAAATGATTGACCCTGGATTTTCTGCTTTAACTATTGAAAAAAAAGAGATTATTTGTAAAGAAGTGCAATTAGTAATCAATAAAATTCAACAAACTCATGGCAACGGTAATTGGAAAAAGATGGTTCTAATAGATGACAGAATTGCAGATAGTATTTTTCAACAAATTCAAACAAGGCCTCATGAGTATTCTATCCTGGCAACACTAAATTTAAATGGAGACTATATTTCAGATGCTGCAGCTGCAATTGTTGGAGGTTTAGGGATGGCTCCAGGAGCAAACATTGGAGATAAAGCTGCAATATTTGAAGCGACTCATGGAACTGCTCCAAAGCATGCAGGTTTAGACCGTATCAATCCTGGCTCATTAATTTTAAGTGGTGTAATGATGCTCGAATATCTAGGTTGGCAAGAAGCGGCTGAATTAATTACGAAAGGATTAAGGCAATCTATTCTAGATAAAAAAGTAACTTATGATCTCGCAAGGCTTCTGGACCCTCCAGTTAAATCGTTGAAGTGTAGCGAATTTTCGAATGCCATAATTGAAAGATTCTAA
- a CDS encoding four-carbon acid sugar kinase family protein — protein sequence MKIVIFDDDPTGSQTVYGCNLLFQWDQNTLKEELKNPSQLLFLLTNTRSLPSNLVEKRVRHVCRQLKQVINKSSINWEDIIFVSRGDSTLRGYGVLEPKLINEELGPFDATFHVPAFFEGGRNTIDGTHFLNGIPVHQTAYAKDRLFGYSTSKLADWLQEKSNGQIKASSVSLIGIQQLENASKSKEGMNTLIDYLLQLSGNKFVVVDATSSDHLDSFSFAIKSLLKRKRFLFRSAASLINSLSCIHSKYNPINDFSRLSLKDKSGISFPGLVVVGSHVKLADDQLSCLLAQESCLGLELNVSKLLKILNRDMQEEISILELNYVQEIRDILALNKTPVLYTSRGEISFETNIKRMEFGIILARLMARLACKFSDKIGYIISKGGITTHILLSEGLKLKSVCLKGQILPGLSVVCSNDNDKEQLPVITFPGNLGDRTTLVQVWKMMEMR from the coding sequence ATGAAGATTGTTATATTCGATGATGACCCTACAGGTTCTCAAACAGTTTACGGTTGTAATCTGCTCTTTCAATGGGATCAAAACACCCTGAAAGAGGAACTTAAAAACCCTTCTCAATTATTATTCTTACTCACAAATACCAGATCATTACCTTCTAATCTTGTCGAGAAGAGAGTTAGACATGTTTGTAGACAATTAAAGCAGGTAATTAATAAGAGTAGTATTAACTGGGAAGATATTATTTTTGTTAGCAGGGGAGATTCTACATTGAGAGGTTATGGAGTACTAGAACCGAAATTAATTAATGAAGAATTAGGTCCTTTTGATGCAACTTTTCATGTACCTGCATTTTTTGAAGGTGGTAGAAACACTATTGACGGAACACACTTTTTAAATGGAATACCAGTGCACCAAACAGCCTATGCTAAGGATAGATTGTTTGGATATTCAACAAGCAAATTAGCTGATTGGTTACAGGAAAAAAGTAATGGACAGATTAAAGCAAGTAGTGTTTCTTTAATTGGAATTCAACAGTTAGAAAATGCTAGCAAAAGCAAAGAAGGAATGAACACTTTAATTGATTACTTATTACAATTATCTGGGAATAAATTTGTTGTTGTTGATGCAACAAGCTCTGATCATTTAGATTCATTTTCATTTGCAATTAAATCTTTATTAAAACGAAAACGATTTCTCTTCCGCTCTGCCGCAAGTTTAATTAATTCGCTGTCATGTATTCACTCTAAATATAATCCAATAAATGATTTTTCTAGATTGAGTTTGAAAGATAAATCAGGTATAAGTTTTCCTGGGCTTGTTGTTGTTGGTTCGCATGTAAAACTAGCTGATGATCAGTTAAGTTGTTTATTAGCTCAAGAATCTTGTTTAGGACTAGAATTAAATGTTTCTAAACTTCTTAAGATACTAAATAGAGATATGCAGGAAGAAATTTCTATTTTAGAGTTAAATTATGTTCAAGAAATTAGAGATATTTTAGCTTTAAATAAAACCCCAGTTTTGTATACAAGTAGAGGAGAGATCTCTTTTGAGACTAATATAAAAAGAATGGAATTTGGAATTATCTTAGCAAGATTAATGGCTCGCTTAGCATGTAAATTTTCAGATAAGATTGGATATATTATAAGTAAAGGTGGTATTACTACGCATATTCTTTTATCAGAGGGTTTGAAATTGAAATCCGTATGCTTAAAAGGACAAATTTTGCCTGGTTTATCAGTAGTTTGTTCAAATGATAATGATAAAGAACAGTTACCTGTTATTACTTTTCCAGGTAATTTGGGAGATAGAACAACTCTTGTTCAAGTATGGAAAATGATGGAAATGCGTTAA
- a CDS encoding alpha-hydroxy acid oxidase translates to MNSLFHMLVNVSSPNVVNISDLRVLAKARLPRMVFDYIDSGADREQTLSENCTAFNKILFRPRCAVATPSCDLTTSVINQEFQLPFLLAPVGSSRLFFPQGEVVAAKEAGIAGTGYTLSTLSGCRLEDVKQATNYPAWYQLYLLGGRDVALKTIERAKRAGFSAIVVTIDTPVSGLRERDLRNGTKELLSRNPIKMWPYLSQILIKPCWMTQWLGDGGLMSFPNVELDDGPMGYTEIGPALEASVVTWDDLQWIREAWGGKIVVKGVHIGDDAKKAVDLGVDALVVSNHGARQLDSVAPTIQVLPEIVQAVNAQVDVLLDGGIRRGSDVVKALCLGAKGVLIGRAYAYGLGAAGGAGVARAIEIIKTDVLRTMKLLGCDSVKKLDSSYVSIPSDWQ, encoded by the coding sequence ATGAACAGTCTTTTTCATATGTTAGTTAATGTTTCTTCTCCAAATGTAGTAAATATAAGTGACCTTCGGGTATTAGCTAAGGCGAGGCTTCCACGAATGGTGTTTGATTATATAGATAGTGGTGCCGATAGAGAGCAAACACTATCAGAGAATTGCACTGCATTTAATAAAATTTTATTTAGGCCTCGTTGTGCTGTAGCAACTCCCTCATGCGATCTCACTACTTCAGTTATCAATCAAGAATTTCAATTGCCTTTTTTGCTTGCTCCTGTAGGAAGTAGTCGTTTATTCTTCCCTCAAGGAGAAGTTGTTGCGGCTAAAGAAGCGGGTATTGCAGGTACAGGATATACGCTTTCTACTTTATCTGGATGTCGATTAGAAGATGTTAAGCAAGCAACTAATTATCCTGCCTGGTATCAATTGTATTTACTTGGCGGAAGAGATGTTGCCTTGAAAACAATCGAAAGAGCTAAGCGAGCAGGTTTTTCAGCAATAGTTGTAACGATAGATACTCCTGTCTCAGGCTTGCGAGAGCGCGATTTACGTAATGGTACAAAAGAATTGCTATCAAGAAATCCAATAAAGATGTGGCCATACCTTTCTCAAATACTAATTAAGCCTTGTTGGATGACTCAATGGTTGGGCGATGGAGGCTTAATGAGTTTCCCTAATGTTGAACTTGATGATGGCCCAATGGGTTATACAGAAATTGGACCTGCTTTAGAAGCATCAGTTGTCACTTGGGATGATCTTCAATGGATTAGAGAAGCATGGGGAGGAAAAATAGTTGTAAAGGGTGTCCATATTGGTGATGATGCAAAAAAAGCTGTTGACTTAGGTGTAGATGCTCTTGTGGTTTCTAATCATGGTGCACGACAGTTAGATAGTGTAGCTCCTACTATTCAAGTTTTACCTGAGATAGTACAAGCTGTTAATGCTCAGGTAGATGTGTTATTAGATGGTGGAATTAGACGAGGAAGTGATGTTGTAAAAGCTTTATGTCTAGGGGCTAAGGGAGTATTAATTGGTAGAGCTTATGCTTATGGATTGGGAGCTGCGGGGGGTGCAGGAGTGGCGAGAGCAATTGAAATTATTAAAACAGATGTTTTGCGCACAATGAAACTATTAGGGTGTGATTCTGTGAAGAAGTTGGATAGTTCTTATGTTAGTATTCCTAGTGATTGGCAGTAG
- the dld gene encoding D-lactate dehydrogenase, translated as MKNYRLLDLYEEIVAIVGKKKILTDEKRTHFYRTGIRFGNGQACMVVLPENLVQFWKVLVACISFQKIIIVQAANTGLTGGSTPCGDDYDRDVIIINTLKINQLIIINNGSQTISFPGTTLYQLEEKLLPLGRGPHSKIGSSCIGASVVGGVCNNSGGNLVNRGPAYTELSLFARLNQRGQLELINHLGIDLGNSPEEILRNLESINFNNHHVESSDKIASDIEYKTRVRDVNSDSPARFNADSRRLYEASGCAGKIAVFAVRLDTFPLPKQEQVFFVGTNSPDNFNDLRHKILLGHDYLPDMGEYMHRSYFDGADKYCKDNFLFIKYFGTKFLPKVLYFKRLIDEFTNQFNFLPKYLTDKFLQFFASKLPDHIPNRIRSYRNRFEHYMLFLSSDQSIELMEKLLIDETFEKEDYEYIKCTKREGDDALLHRYVAGSAPSRYKKIHSSKSGELLALDVALPRNCKSWYEILPQEILSQMAETFQMGHFLCMVFHWDFVLKDGADIILIKEKIFSILDQNNAKYPAEHNVGHLYKAENDLDRFYRKLDPTNTFNSGIGQTSKKKNYE; from the coding sequence ATGAAAAATTATCGTCTGTTAGATTTATATGAGGAGATAGTTGCTATTGTTGGCAAGAAGAAAATATTAACAGATGAAAAGCGAACTCATTTTTATAGAACTGGAATAAGATTTGGTAATGGTCAAGCTTGTATGGTTGTATTACCTGAGAACTTGGTACAGTTTTGGAAAGTCCTAGTAGCCTGTATATCTTTTCAAAAAATAATCATAGTTCAAGCTGCTAATACAGGTTTGACTGGTGGTTCTACTCCATGTGGAGATGATTACGATCGAGATGTAATTATTATCAATACCTTGAAGATCAATCAGTTAATTATTATTAATAATGGATCTCAAACTATTTCTTTTCCAGGTACTACTTTATATCAATTAGAGGAAAAATTATTACCTTTAGGGAGAGGCCCTCATTCTAAGATTGGATCTTCTTGTATAGGAGCATCAGTGGTTGGTGGGGTATGTAATAATTCTGGAGGAAATCTAGTTAACCGTGGCCCTGCTTATACAGAACTATCGTTATTTGCAAGGTTAAATCAACGTGGCCAGTTGGAGTTAATAAATCACTTGGGTATTGATTTAGGAAATTCTCCTGAAGAGATTTTGCGAAATCTTGAATCAATTAATTTTAATAATCATCATGTTGAAAGTTCTGACAAGATAGCTTCTGATATAGAGTATAAAACCCGTGTAAGAGATGTTAATTCAGATTCTCCTGCAAGATTCAATGCAGATTCCCGTCGACTATATGAGGCTAGTGGGTGTGCTGGTAAGATAGCTGTTTTTGCAGTTAGACTTGATACTTTCCCACTTCCAAAACAAGAACAGGTTTTTTTTGTAGGTACAAATAGCCCAGATAATTTTAATGATTTACGTCATAAAATTCTTTTAGGACATGATTATTTGCCTGATATGGGTGAATACATGCATAGAAGTTATTTTGATGGTGCAGATAAATACTGTAAGGATAACTTCCTATTTATTAAGTATTTTGGAACTAAATTTTTACCAAAAGTACTTTACTTTAAAAGATTAATTGATGAATTTACAAATCAATTTAATTTTTTACCAAAGTATTTAACTGATAAATTTTTGCAATTTTTTGCTAGTAAGCTTCCTGATCATATCCCGAATAGAATTCGATCTTACCGAAATAGGTTTGAACATTATATGTTATTTCTATCTAGTGATCAATCTATAGAGTTAATGGAAAAACTTTTAATTGATGAAACTTTTGAGAAAGAAGATTATGAATATATAAAATGTACAAAAAGAGAAGGGGATGATGCCCTTTTGCATCGTTATGTGGCAGGATCAGCCCCATCTAGGTATAAAAAAATTCATTCTTCCAAATCAGGTGAACTTCTTGCTTTGGATGTTGCTTTGCCTAGGAATTGCAAATCATGGTATGAAATATTACCTCAAGAAATACTTTCTCAAATGGCAGAGACTTTTCAAATGGGACATTTCTTATGTATGGTTTTCCATTGGGATTTTGTTTTGAAGGATGGTGCTGATATTATTTTAATTAAGGAAAAGATATTTTCTATTTTAGATCAAAATAATGCCAAATATCCAGCAGAACATAATGTTGGACATTTATATAAGGCAGAAAATGATCTAGATAGATTCTATCGTAAACTTGATCCAACTAATACTTTTAACTCTGGGATTGGTCAAACTTCGAAGAAAAAAAACTATGAATAG